In the genome of Succinivibrio dextrinosolvens, the window GCGGGAGGAGCAATTCTCCTAGAGATCGTGTAAGACGTAGTTCGCTATGCAGTGGTCTATGAAGCAGGAATCCCACGACTTTAGTCGTGGGAGAGTCAAAGGACTTAATTTCTTAAATCTCAATATGTTAAGAATACAGCAGTCTTTAGTTTTATGATAAAAAAACAGGACAGTAATATACCGTCCTGCAAACTATGAGTTAGTTTCTTTTTATCCAAAAACTACATCTTATGTCCCATTTCATAGGCATTGTCGTGAACATCAGTTACGGTTCTGCCTGATGGATCGTTCATCTGAGCAAATTTAGCATCCCAGGCTATAGCGGTCTCGGTAGAGCAGGCAACTGACTTGCCGTATGGAACAGTCTTAACTGCGGATGGAAGCTTGAACAGATCTTCAAAAATCTCTCTGTACAGGTAGGCTTCCTTGGTAACAGGAGTATTTACAGGGAAGCGGATCTCACGCTCTGCAAATTTTCTGTCGGATACACTCTTCTCTGCATAATCTCTCAGAGCATCGATCCAGGAGTAGCCAACTCCGTCAGAGAATTGCTCCTTCTGTCTCCACAGCACCTCTTCAGGCAGCATACCGTCAAATGCCTCACGCAGAACCTTTTTCTCAATGGTACTGCCCTGACACATCTTGGCGCTTGGCTTGAAGTTCATGGCAATGTCCAGGAATTTCTTGTCCAGAAATGGCACACGACCTTCAACGCCCCAGGCCATCAGTGACTTGTTGGCACGCAGACAGTCATACAGATGCAGCTGATCAAGCTTTCTGATAAGTTCCTCATGCATTTCCCTGTCGTTAGGGGCTTTGTGGAAGTACAGATAACCACCGAAGATCTCATCTGATCCTTCTCCTGACAGCACCATCTTGATGCCCATGGCCTTGATATAGCGGGCCATCAGATACATAGGAGTAGAGGCTCTGATGGTGGTTACATCATAGGTCTCAATGTGGTAGATAACATCACGAAGAGCATCCAGACCTTCCTGAATGGTGTAGTGAATCTCATGATGAACTGTACCCAGATAGTCAGCAACCACACGGGCCTTCTTCAGATCAGGTGCACCTTCAAGACCGATGGCAAAGGAGTGCAGACGAGGGAACCAGGCATCAGTCTTTCCGTCATCTTCAACACGTTTCTGTGAGTAATACTTGGCGATGGCAGAGATTACTGATGAATCCAGACCTCCTGAGAGCAGTACACCGTATGGAACGTCACACATCAGCTGGCGACGTACTGCATCCATCAGACCATCCTTGAGAACCTTAACATCATCGGTTGCGTCTTTTACGTTCTCATACTCTGTCCAGTCTCTGAAGTAGTACTGCTTAAATTCGTAGTCACCACCCTTGGTGTAAAGATAGTGTCTTGGAGGGAATTCCTTAACAGAATCACAGACTTTTACCAGAGCCTTCATCTCGGAGGCAACATAGAAACGGCCCTCACGGTCAGTACCGACGTACATTGGGTTGATACCCATATGATCGCGGGCTGCAAAAATGGTGTTATCTTCCTCATCGTAGATAACAAAGGCAAAATCTCCAACCAGTCTGTCTACAAAATTTTTGCCGGTACGCTTGAACTCCTCGTATAAAGGCAGAATAACCTCACAGTCTGAGCCGGTCTTGAACTTATAGTCTACAGTCAGCTCTGTCTTTAACTGCTTGTGATTGTAGATTTCTCCGTTTACAGCCAGGATATGCTTGCGGTTTTCATTATATAAAGGCTGTGCTCCGTTCTGAGGATCAACGATGGATAGACGCTCATGAACAACGATGGCGTGTTCTCCCTGATAAATACCTTCCCAGTCAGGGCCTCTATGAAGCTGAAGTCTTGAATTTTCAAGAGCAGTCTGCCGCAGTGACTCTGAGTTTTCCTTAATATCAAATATTCCAAATATAGAACACATAACAGCCTCTCTAATCTTGTGTGAATTTATTTTTATTCTAGAGGTAAATTTTCAGATCTTGTTTATATAGCACCTGTTTGGTGCGTCTGTTTTAATTGAAT includes:
- the asnB gene encoding asparagine synthase B, with the protein product MCSIFGIFDIKENSESLRQTALENSRLQLHRGPDWEGIYQGEHAIVVHERLSIVDPQNGAQPLYNENRKHILAVNGEIYNHKQLKTELTVDYKFKTGSDCEVILPLYEEFKRTGKNFVDRLVGDFAFVIYDEEDNTIFAARDHMGINPMYVGTDREGRFYVASEMKALVKVCDSVKEFPPRHYLYTKGGDYEFKQYYFRDWTEYENVKDATDDVKVLKDGLMDAVRRQLMCDVPYGVLLSGGLDSSVISAIAKYYSQKRVEDDGKTDAWFPRLHSFAIGLEGAPDLKKARVVADYLGTVHHEIHYTIQEGLDALRDVIYHIETYDVTTIRASTPMYLMARYIKAMGIKMVLSGEGSDEIFGGYLYFHKAPNDREMHEELIRKLDQLHLYDCLRANKSLMAWGVEGRVPFLDKKFLDIAMNFKPSAKMCQGSTIEKKVLREAFDGMLPEEVLWRQKEQFSDGVGYSWIDALRDYAEKSVSDRKFAEREIRFPVNTPVTKEAYLYREIFEDLFKLPSAVKTVPYGKSVACSTETAIAWDAKFAQMNDPSGRTVTDVHDNAYEMGHKM